The Heliorestis convoluta genome includes the window GTAGCCGCACGGATGGCTACATCAACATAGGTATAACCGTAGATCTCCATTAGATTGCTGTTCATCAAAATTTCAGGGGCGTAAAAGAACATAAAAGGCACGATATAGGCTGCAATGCCCAAACGGAAAGAAGTATAGCCTGTTTTCATCGGATCAGAACCACTAATGGCCGATGCAGCATAAGAAGCCAACGCCACAGGTGGTGTAATCGCTGAAACACAAGCAAAATAGAAAACGAAGAAGTGAGCGAGAAGCGGTTGAATGCCCATTTGAATCAAGCCCGGTGCAACGACAGAAGCTGCCACTGCATAGGCTGCTGTCGTAGGCATCCCCATCCCCAATACAATGGCAATGAGCATGGCAAAGACAAGGGCTAAGAATTCACTGGTACCAGCAATACCCAGTAAAAGAGATGAGAATTTCAAGCCAATACCAGTCAGGGCGATAACACCCATAATAATACCAGCCGCTGCACAAACAGCCATGAGCTGAATAGCACCTTTCGCACCCATCTCAAGAGCCCGTAAGGTCTTCGCAAAGCCCATCCGTGAATCTTTGTTCAACCAGCTAATAACCAGGGCAGCCAATATCGCATAGAAACCGGACTTAATAACCGATTGCCCCATCATAAGCATCCCGAAAAGGATGAGAACAGGGAAAAACATATAAGCACGGCGCATTACTTCGCCAAGTGGTGGCAGTTGATCTCTTGGTACACCATACAAGCCTAGCTTGCTTGCTTCTTTATCAACCATGAAGTAAGTAGAAGCAAAGTAGAGAATCGCTGGAATAATACCGGCAATCATCAAAGTCTGATAGGGAATGCCTGTCATTTCAGCCATAATAAAGACGCCTGCTCCCATAATGGGCGGCATAATCTGGCCACCTGTTGAAGCGACTGCTTCTGTGGCCGCTGCAAAGCGAGGATTATAACCAACTCGCTTCATCAAAGGAATGGTCAAACTGCCTGTGGCCACAGCATTGCCTGCAGAAGTTCCATTCATGGTGCCCATCAAGGCACTGGCTAAAATGGCAACTTTGGCCGGCCCACCACGTAAGTGACCGCTTACAGAAAAGGCCCATTGCACAAAGTACTTGCCCACACCCGAGACAGTTAAAAAGGAGCTAAAAATAATAAATAGGATAATATACTTCGATGATATATTAATCGGAACACTAAAAATTCCGTCAAGACCATAGATATAGGTAAAGAAGCGCTCCGGCGAATAGCCTCTATGTTCAAAAATGCCTGGTAAGTAGGGCCCCAGAAAAGCATAGGCAATAAAAACCATGCTTAGAATCGGCAAGGCCCAACCACTGGCACGACGAGCAATTTCTAAGACGAGAATGGTCCCAGCTAAAGCCACATAAAAGTCCATCTGTGTCGGCATAACGCCCATGCGGAACATCAATACTTTATAGTTCAGTATGATGTAAAGCGCCACTACAATCGAAGCGGCTGCCAAAAGCCAGTCTGACCAATGGGGGTTGGTTTTACAAGCTTTCGTCCAACCGGGTAGTAAAAGAAAGCCAAGTACAGAGAGGGTCATCACGTGAATCGTTCGAAAGACCCAGGGATCTAGAGGATAGAAGACGAGACTGCCAATGTGAAAAAGAGCCGTTAAAGCAGCCATCAAAGCAATGGCTTTCCCGAGCCACCCTTCGGGCTTTCGCTGCGCTTTCAATTCGATTTCATCATCTACATCAAAATTGATTTTGCCTTTCTTCTGTTCCGCAGAGTCATTCTTCTTCAAAGCATCTTTATCTAGGCTTTTTATGTCTTTATTCTCTTCTGTCAATTGCGGAACCCCTTTCTTCGCACCGTATCTTACTAAAGAAGTCGTATAAAAAAGGTTAAAATTTTGGAGATGCCCCATGATAACGGGAACATCTCCAAAGAATCCTATTGGATTTTACACCTTTTTATTTCTTATATTCAGGTGGATAAACATTGGGGTTCAGCTCAATGCCTTGCTCTTCAAAATAGCGAATGGCGCCTGGATGCATCCACATCCAAGTATTCTTGTCAATGTTCTCAATCGCTGTCTCAGAAGCGGCACTGTGTACTTGCTGTAAGGTATTAACATTGTCAAAAATACCTTTTACAATGTCATAGACCAGATCATCATCTAAATCTTTATGAGCCACAGCCATATTCCAGACTCCAATGGTTTCTACATCTTTTTGCAAGAAGTCATAGGAGCTAGCAGGGATAACAGCAGGTGTAAAATAAGGGAATTGGGCAATAACTTTGTCTCTATCTTCTCCATCAATTCCAAACATCACAATTCTACGCTGATTGGACATTTCCAAGACACTTGCAACAGGTAGGCCCGCCGCAAAACTATTGGCATGCAATTGGCCATCTAAGTGCTGACTTACAAGATCACTGATGCCGGCATGACGAACTGTTGCATTAACACCTAGCAACTCTAAGATACGAGGATGGTATGTACCAGCTGTTCCACCTTGTGGCCCTACGCCGACAATTCTTCCTTCTAGATCACGAACAGTTGTTATGCCGGAATTTTCCGTAGCCCACCATTGTGAATAGGTATTGTACATGGGGAAAATAACGCGTACGTTGCGATGTTCCACGCCATTGGTCCAATCGCCTTCGCCATGCCAAGCTTCGTAGGCAGGACCCATCGTAACAAGACCTAATTCAAGTTGACCATTATGAATCAAGGTCATATTGTGATTGGGACCACCCGTTACTTCAACGCCCGTTGGGATTCCTGTAGCTCTCTCAATAATCTGAGACATGCCACCAGCATAAACATAGTAGGTTCCACCGATGGAAGCCGATCCAATGGTCATTGAAGAGGGTCTACCATCAATCTGGCCGCTTGTATCGCCGCATCCTGTAAGTAGCAAAGACGTTGATAGAACGGCAGCTGCAAAAAGTGTGACTGTTTTCTTCTTTAGCTGGTTGAACAAAAGCCAAACCTCCTCAAATAGTTAAAAAGTCCTAAAAGCAGAAGTGAAAAAATTTGAAATTAACAGAAAATAAAAACCCTGCTGTCCCTACTCCCCCCCTTTTTGTAGCCACTGTCATTTTTTATAAACCTGTACACTTTGAGACATGAAAAGCTACTGTTAAGTATGTCAAGTTTACCATTATCACACTTTTTAGCACAAGGTTATATGCTCCATTACTGGGTTATATAGTCACAAAATGTCGATTTTGTTGTTATTTTGTCAAATCATATTGTAACTACATTTTAATATAGGCATACCCTTCTTGTTGACGCTCTATCATTTCTACGATAGAAGAGTCCACAAGAGTAAAAATTGATTCAATCATTTCTTCTGTAATAAAATGTTTCTCCAATGCATTACGGCAAGCTACAAAAGTAACACCTCGAGCATGCAATTCGCGCGCTTGCACCATCAGATTCTCTGGTCGATTGGAACCGCATTTGGCCAAAGCTTGGGCATTGCTTTCAAGGGTGTTAGCTGTAGGACAACCACAAACACCAGGACCGTTGACAATCACTCGTACTTCTGCCTTTTCTTCTCCTACTACATTGAGAAAGTGACCGAGACCATTAAAAGCTTTCATCCAACCTACCATATCGTTGATGTGAATTAAGACTTTTTTCTTTTCCAATTTACTGCACTCCTCGCTTTTGTATTGTTATCTCTTTTTCAATCCTACTTGGATGCTTTCAGTGCCAAGAATTCTGTTCTGCCAGAAGAAGATCTACAACCCTGTGATTCCTTGGTCCTTTTGGTTTTTTTGTCCATGCATCAAATTATAGCATATCCTCGCGTGAACTTACTACAATCTGCTTTGATTCTTTTCTTCTCTCTTTGTGTTTTCTTTCCTTGAGCCTGATGCCTTGCTGTTATAAAATTGAACTTGTACTTTATGTTGGGGAGGAAAAAAATATGACCCGTATTGTTGTTGAACTGGTTCCGCGAACAGAAGAAGTGCTCCGCGGGGAGCTTGAAACGATTCAGAATCACTTCCCCATCGTGGAAGGAATCAATATTCCAGAGCTGCTTCGTTTTGATATTCGCAGTTGGGATGCCTGTGCTATCGTCAAAGACTTTTATCAAAAGGCCATTCCTCATATCCGCTCCATCGATATTAACCCCCAAGAACCACTGCCTATGGCCGAGCGCTTGGTAGATCTAGCGATTCAAGAAGTTCTTGTTGTTACAGGCGATCCACCGGCCGATATGCGCAGCAAAGTCTATCCTTGCAATTCTATCGACATGATTAAGAAGTTTAAGAGGGAATTGCCTCACATCAAAGTGTACGCTGCCATCGATCCCTATCGAAAAAGCATCTCTAAAGAAGCCGATTACATTAAACGCAAAATTGATGCTGGTGCCGATGGCTTCTTTACGCAGCCTTTTTTTGACCTTCGTTTGATGGAGATCTACGGTGAGTTATTCCAAGATACAGAAGTCTACTGGGGCTTGTCACCGGTTACTTCAGAAAAATCAGTAAGCTACTGGGAAACAAAAAACCACGTCGTCTTCCCACGGGACTTTGCGCCCACACTGGAATGGAACGTGGATTTCGCTCGAAAAGCTCTTCAGTTTGCGCGCCAACAAGGTGGTCATGTCTATTTCATGCCCATACGCCTAGACGTTAAAAGTTATTTGCAAGGCGTTTTTGCATAGACACTTTTTAGGGAGACGATTCTACTTCTTTTATTCTACTTTAACGGTTCGACCTGCTTTTTGTTGATAGCGTCGATAAGCTTCTGTAAAAAGCTTCAGATGATGTTGTTCGTCTTTGATAATTCTTCGCAAGATGGCTTTTACATAGGGATCGTCAATTTGATCAATCAAACGGCGATACTGTAATATAGCGCTTCTTTCTGCTTCCATATCAGCTGCTAACATATCTAAGACATGACGACCATAGTAGACAAAGGACGCATTGTAAGAACAGTTCTTGCTGTCTACATAGCGTGGATCGCCACCTAATTTTAAGATGAGTTCCGCTAATATTTCCATGTGGTACATTTCTACGATTGAAATTCCTTCTTCTAGTTCTGCAATGTCTTTCAGGCAAGCATGATCAAAGCGAAAGTAATGGTACAAATACTGGTTGATAGCATTGACTTCGCTTACATTGGAAGCGTAGGGATCAAGAAGCAGTTGCGCATAGAATATGTTTTTTCCGGCTACCTTGATTTCTGGATAGGGTTCCGGAATGGCAAAGCGCCCTCGAATATCGTGCAAAGACATAGCAACACCTCTCTTTCTTATTTACATCCTATGAGCAGGCTTTTGATGAATATGTTATGGAGCTAGGAATGGAAAAAAGAGGTGGTTCTTTCGAACCACCTCTTTTTTTACGAAACCACTTGCACAGTGCCTCCAGCTTTTCTAATCTGATCGACTAGGTTGTTGACATCGTTGTGGCCAAAGAGATTGCCTAAAGCAGGAATTCTTACCAATAAGCAAATACCGGCAGGAGAACTAACTTCAAGGAAGAGTAAATTAATTACAGCACCTGCTGGAATAAAAATTCTCAATAAGGTACCTGGAAGTTTCGGACAAGGTTCTACAGGTACGTGTTTGCCGGTACCACAAGCAATTGTGCTTGTCGGTAGATAATGAAAGCAACGTTTCACTTTTTTCGTTTTTTTCTTACACATTTTTGTTAACCCCCTTTCTTATTAGGTAGTTCATCCTATGTTTCCTCTTTTGAAGTCGTTACCATTTTTTCCATTTTAAGGCTTTGTCGCTGTGGATTTTCCAAGTATTTTGCTCTTGTTTGTCAAAGGAGGACTTTTTTTGGCAAGTTCATTTTTTGAAGGGGTTATTACAGGCACTTTTATTGATAGACCCAACCGTTTTATTGTCCATTGCCTCGTAGAAGGCAAAAAAAAGAGAGCCTATCTACAATCCTGGGCGGCTCTGGGAGCTTTTGTTTCCCCATCGAATTCTCTATCTCACCCCAAACCGCGCTGGCCAAAAGACAGAGTATACGGTTGTTGCGGTGGAGCGAGAAGGGCTGCCTATTATGCTTCATACCCATGTAACCAACAAAGTTGTTCAACACCTTCTTGAGACAAATCGAGTGCCCGGTCTTGAAGGCGCCACGATCACGAAGGCAGAAGCGACAGTAGGCCATCATCGCTTTGATTTTTTACTTCATCATCAGGGACGGCCTTATATGCTGGAGGTTAAGTCCTGCACTCTCTTTGAAGGTGCTATTGCCATGTTTCCCGATGCTGTTACAGAGCGAGGGCGCAGCCATTTGGAGAGCCTTGCTCAATTGGCGCAAAGCGAAGATATGGGCTGTGGGGTTCTGTTTTTGGTACAGTGGCCGAAGGGACGTTTTTTCTTGCCTGATTACCATTCTGATCTGGCTTTTTCTCAGACCTTTTACGCTTTACGAGACAAAATTGACTATAAAGCCTTGGCTGTGACCTGGAATCATGATTTAACTTTAGCGGAAGGTCAAGCTGAATTGGCTATACCCTGGGAGTTTCTATCGGAAGAAATTCAAGATGGCGGGACTTATCTTGTTATACTGCATGTTCCTGAACCATTGACGCTGTCTATTGGTAGCCTTGGTCAAAGAACCTTTCAACCCGCCTATTATGTTTATACAGGTACAGCCAAAAAGCATCTTACCCAGCGTATCAACCGTCATTTGCGCAAAAAGAAAACCCTGCGGTGGCACGTTGACTACCTCAGGGAAAAAGCAGCTTCCTGCCAGGCTCTCCCCATTCGAACGACGGAGCGCATTGAGCATGTACTTGCCCAGCGGCTCTCACCCCTTGCTGACTGGGTCGTACCTGGCTTTGGTTGCTCTGACTGTAATTGCACCAGTCATCTTTTTGCGTTTCGTGATAATCCTGTTCGTTCCCAACCTTTTATGGAAGTTTTGCAATACTTCCGCATGGGTCGAGTAGAAGAGCGGTTGTTTGCACCGATTAATCCGGAGTGCTCTGCCGATTAAAGGCTGAGTCATCGTCAAAATCTTGCGGGTTAATGCTCGATGTAGTAAAAACAGCTGTGTTGTCAGGCTTTTCCATATCCTTATTCATGGCAGGATCCAGCGCCGGAAAAGGTTCCTTGGGTTCTTCTTCGCAGGGGTTGAGCCCGATTTTTTTCTCTTTCTCCATATAATTCGCTCCTTATTTTTGCTTTCATTATTGCCTGGAATAGCGCTAAGCTATTCATAGAGCAAAAGATAGACAGTGGCAACAACATAGCCCATGAGGGTCCCCCAGTAAATGCCGTAAAGAGGATAGGCATAGGTTACTGTAAAGGAGTAAAAAGCAAGAGAAGAAAAACCAATCGGTGCCCCTTTAATAAAAGTATGGATGTACCTAGTTCCCCAGGCCATGTGCTTTTTCTTTAAGCAGCCTTTCAGCTAACTTCACCGCAGCGACAGCGTCAGGCGCATAACCGTCTGCTCCCGCTTCGTCAGCATACTCTTCTGTAACAACAGCACCACCTACAATGGTGATACAAGGTACGCCCTCTTCTTTCAGAGCTGCAATGGTTACATCGATTTCTGGCAGTGTCGTTGTCATGAGAGCACAAAGGCCTACAATATCGACTTCTTGTGCTTTTGCTTCGGCTACGACTTTTTCAGCAGGCACATCTTTGCCGAGATCGATAACTGTAAAGCCATTGTTTTCTAGCAATGCTGAAACAATATTCTTTCCAAGGTCGTGTACGTCTCCTTTAACGGTGGCCATTAAGACTTTGCCTTTGCTTGTCATCGCTTGGGCTGGGATTTCTTGTTTCAGCGTCTGGAAAGCAGCACGCATCGTCTCTGCCGCTAGCATAACCTGTGGCAAGAAACAGCGTCCGCTGCCGTAGGCTTCACCAATCTCTGTCATGGCCGCGGTGAGTCCTTCTTCGGTAAGGCGCAAAGGTTCGATCTCTTGACGCAAAGCTTCTTGGATCAGTGGAATAATGCTTTCTTTTTCTCCGCCTACGACGGTTTTGCGAATCTGGGCAAGAATATCGCCTTCTTCTGCCGGTTCTGCCCCTACTGCTGTCGTTGCTACTTCAGGGCCTTTGCCGGAAGGGAAGGTCGAGCCGCTCGCTTTTTTGTTTTGTTCATAGTTGCTATAGCGTATGCTGAAAGCTTGCCCCTGCACATCATGGCCGAGTAACACTTTGGCGCCATCAATGGCATCTCGCAACGCTTCATCGAAAGGATTCATAATCGGTGCATCGAGTCCTGCTTCAAGGGCTAGGGTGCAGAAAGTAGCATTTAAGAGATTGCGCCTTGGCAAGCCGAAAGAGATATTGCTTAAGCCCATTACGGTGGGGAATCGGAAGACTTGACGGAAGAGTCGCAGTGTTTCTAAGGTCTCTTTCCCTGCTTTTCCATCTGTTGCAATCGTTAAGACCAGCGGATCTAAGAGTAGATCTTGCTTTTGTAAGCCTGCCTCGTAGGCTGCATCGACAATTCTCTGGGCGACTTCGACCCGTTCTGTGGCCTTTTCAGGCAGTCCACCTGGTGCAATGGGCAGACAAAGGATGGCTGCACCGTATTTTTTGGCGAGTGGAAGAAATTCTTCCATACGCTCTGGCTCTGCACTGACAGAGTTAATAAGAGCTCGCCCTGGGTAGGCTTTCAAGCCTGCTTCAAGCGCTTTGACGTCTGTCGTATCAATGGCCAAGGGGGCATCGACGAGCATCGACAATTCCGTAATCGCTTTGTGCATAGCCTCGCTTTGATCGATGCCAGGTACGCCCATATTCACGTCAAGAATTTGAGCACCTGCTTCAATCTGGCCTAAGGCATCTTTTTTAACAGTTTTCCAGTTACCTTCTTTGATTTCAGCGGCTAAGGCTTTGCGACCTGTTGGATTGATTCTCTCTCCAATTAAGACAGGCGCAAAGTCTGGGCCAAGAAAGACCGTACGACTGCGGCTCGTCAGGGCTGTGTAAGAGCTGGCTACCCGCTCTGGCCGTGGTGGTGCTTGAAAGTTTTGCAGGGCCTTTTGGACAGCTTCAATATGTTCCGGCGTAGTACCACAACAACCACCGATATAAGTGGCGCCGGCTGCAGCTAGCTTCGGTGCCCAGGAGGCAAATTCTTCTGCTTTCATAGGGAATACCGTTTTGCCTTCTATCAATACAGGCATGCCTGCGTTCGGTTGAATGCTGATGGGTTTACTTGTTGAGCGAGCGAGTGTCTCGATCAAAGGCAACAGTTGGGCTGGCCCTAAAGAGCAGTTGGCGCCGATAACGTCAGCACCCATCGCCTCTAACAAGATGGCAGCCGTCTGGGGATCTGTACCTGTAACGGTGCGACCATCGGAGCCAAACGTGAGCTGACAAATCACTGGTTTTGTCGTAACTTCTTTGGCTGCTAGCAAGGCCGCTCGCATCTCTTGAATATCAATAATCGTCTCAATGATAATATAATCAACGCCGGCTCGATCTAAAGCGCCGATCTGCTCACGAAAGACTTCAACAGCTTCATCAAAAGTGAGATCGCCGAGCGGTGCAATTAATTTTCCTGTAGAGCCTACCGATCCGGCCACTTCTGTCGTAGGGCCGCAGGCTGCACGGGCTGCTTGCACAGCACCTGTACAAAGTGCTTCTACTTGATCCGATAAGCCATAGTGCGCCAGTTTAATGCGGTTGGCGCCAAAGGTATTCGTTTCTAAAATTTGAGCGCCCTTTTCTACATAGAGACGATGAATGGCTGTAACTGCTTCTGGTTGATCGATGTTCATCTTTTCTGGACATTGACCAGGCTGTAAGCCAGCTTCTTGCAACATCGTACCCATGGCACCATCGAATATTTTGATCATTACTGGGTCTCCTTTCTAGCGGGACAGTTTGGCTGATTACAGCTTTGGCAGTGATTTCGACAGTTTTTCTTGGCGATTATTTCCTTGTCCTTCATTGACTCTCTTGGAAACAAGCCAATGATAGCCGTTATTGATTTCTGAGGTTGCAACATGGAGCGACTCGTTAGCTGAAGAGGTAGCTTTGAAGCTTCTATTAAAGCCAATAAAGATGCTTGTACTTCAAGATCCCAGTCTCCATAACCAGGGCTAAAGCGCCAAGTTGCTTCATAGCCTCTTCGTGCTGCTTCTTCTTCAATCAAACGATTGGCTTGATTGGCGATGGCTTCTATGGCTGTCGTTCCTGCCGCATCAAGGAGCAGAGCATGGCTATAGCGACCGGCCGCAAAATGTTCTTCTACCGCTTCTTCTAGACCGGGACCGATGGTAGCTGCGAGTACGACCACTTCTTCAGCTTTGGCTAGGTGATGACGTATCCCTTCGCCTTGCAAAAGAAAGGGCGCCTTGCTGTCGATCGTGCCGTCTTTCCTATTATAAGGATAGCTTGTCCACGTCGCTCTTCCTTCAATGTGGAGAAGCCCTTCCTGACAAGCCGCCTCTAGCAACTTTTCAGGAAAGGCTTCTCCTGCTTTTGTCAGACCAGCATAGCGACGTGTTTCTTCGATGTCTATTTTGGTAAGAGGAAAACGGTATAAAGCCATGTTGCCACCTTCCT containing:
- a CDS encoding TRAP transporter permease; translation: MTEENKDIKSLDKDALKKNDSAEQKKGKINFDVDDEIELKAQRKPEGWLGKAIALMAALTALFHIGSLVFYPLDPWVFRTIHVMTLSVLGFLLLPGWTKACKTNPHWSDWLLAAASIVVALYIILNYKVLMFRMGVMPTQMDFYVALAGTILVLEIARRASGWALPILSMVFIAYAFLGPYLPGIFEHRGYSPERFFTYIYGLDGIFSVPINISSKYIILFIIFSSFLTVSGVGKYFVQWAFSVSGHLRGGPAKVAILASALMGTMNGTSAGNAVATGSLTIPLMKRVGYNPRFAAATEAVASTGGQIMPPIMGAGVFIMAEMTGIPYQTLMIAGIIPAILYFASTYFMVDKEASKLGLYGVPRDQLPPLGEVMRRAYMFFPVLILFGMLMMGQSVIKSGFYAILAALVISWLNKDSRMGFAKTLRALEMGAKGAIQLMAVCAAAGIIMGVIALTGIGLKFSSLLLGIAGTSEFLALVFAMLIAIVLGMGMPTTAAYAVAASVVAPGLIQMGIQPLLAHFFVFYFACVSAITPPVALASYAASAISGSDPMKTGYTSFRLGIAAYIVPFMFFYAPEILMNSNLMEIYGYTYVDVAIRAATALIGIFALSSAVQGWYFGSANPWQRALLFAAALLLVTHHTWLDLLGFVILAALWAMNRQKVDKKPETVSSSA
- a CDS encoding ferritin-like domain-containing protein, with translation MSLHDIRGRFAIPEPYPEIKVAGKNIFYAQLLLDPYASNVSEVNAINQYLYHYFRFDHACLKDIAELEEGISIVEMYHMEILAELILKLGGDPRYVDSKNCSYNASFVYYGRHVLDMLAADMEAERSAILQYRRLIDQIDDPYVKAILRRIIKDEQHHLKLFTEAYRRYQQKAGRTVKVE
- a CDS encoding TAXI family TRAP transporter solute-binding subunit, whose protein sequence is MFNQLKKKTVTLFAAAVLSTSLLLTGCGDTSGQIDGRPSSMTIGSASIGGTYYVYAGGMSQIIERATGIPTGVEVTGGPNHNMTLIHNGQLELGLVTMGPAYEAWHGEGDWTNGVEHRNVRVIFPMYNTYSQWWATENSGITTVRDLEGRIVGVGPQGGTAGTYHPRILELLGVNATVRHAGISDLVSQHLDGQLHANSFAAGLPVASVLEMSNQRRIVMFGIDGEDRDKVIAQFPYFTPAVIPASSYDFLQKDVETIGVWNMAVAHKDLDDDLVYDIVKGIFDNVNTLQQVHSAASETAIENIDKNTWMWMHPGAIRYFEEQGIELNPNVYPPEYKK
- a CDS encoding methylenetetrahydrofolate reductase → MTRIVVELVPRTEEVLRGELETIQNHFPIVEGINIPELLRFDIRSWDACAIVKDFYQKAIPHIRSIDINPQEPLPMAERLVDLAIQEVLVVTGDPPADMRSKVYPCNSIDMIKKFKRELPHIKVYAAIDPYRKSISKEADYIKRKIDAGADGFFTQPFFDLRLMEIYGELFQDTEVYWGLSPVTSEKSVSYWETKNHVVFPRDFAPTLEWNVDFARKALQFARQQGGHVYFMPIRLDVKSYLQGVFA
- a CDS encoding homocysteine S-methyltransferase family protein is translated as MIKIFDGAMGTMLQEAGLQPGQCPEKMNIDQPEAVTAIHRLYVEKGAQILETNTFGANRIKLAHYGLSDQVEALCTGAVQAARAACGPTTEVAGSVGSTGKLIAPLGDLTFDEAVEVFREQIGALDRAGVDYIIIETIIDIQEMRAALLAAKEVTTKPVICQLTFGSDGRTVTGTDPQTAAILLEAMGADVIGANCSLGPAQLLPLIETLARSTSKPISIQPNAGMPVLIEGKTVFPMKAEEFASWAPKLAAAGATYIGGCCGTTPEHIEAVQKALQNFQAPPRPERVASSYTALTSRSRTVFLGPDFAPVLIGERINPTGRKALAAEIKEGNWKTVKKDALGQIEAGAQILDVNMGVPGIDQSEAMHKAITELSMLVDAPLAIDTTDVKALEAGLKAYPGRALINSVSAEPERMEEFLPLAKKYGAAILCLPIAPGGLPEKATERVEVAQRIVDAAYEAGLQKQDLLLDPLVLTIATDGKAGKETLETLRLFRQVFRFPTVMGLSNISFGLPRRNLLNATFCTLALEAGLDAPIMNPFDEALRDAIDGAKVLLGHDVQGQAFSIRYSNYEQNKKASGSTFPSGKGPEVATTAVGAEPAEEGDILAQIRKTVVGGEKESIIPLIQEALRQEIEPLRLTEEGLTAAMTEIGEAYGSGRCFLPQVMLAAETMRAAFQTLKQEIPAQAMTSKGKVLMATVKGDVHDLGKNIVSALLENNGFTVIDLGKDVPAEKVVAEAKAQEVDIVGLCALMTTTLPEIDVTIAALKEEGVPCITIVGGAVVTEEYADEAGADGYAPDAVAAVKLAERLLKEKAHGLGN
- a CDS encoding DsrE family protein; translation: MEKKKVLIHINDMVGWMKAFNGLGHFLNVVGEEKAEVRVIVNGPGVCGCPTANTLESNAQALAKCGSNRPENLMVQARELHARGVTFVACRNALEKHFITEEMIESIFTLVDSSIVEMIERQQEGYAYIKM
- a CDS encoding DNA/RNA nuclease SfsA produces the protein MLHTHVTNKVVQHLLETNRVPGLEGATITKAEATVGHHRFDFLLHHQGRPYMLEVKSCTLFEGAIAMFPDAVTERGRSHLESLAQLAQSEDMGCGVLFLVQWPKGRFFLPDYHSDLAFSQTFYALRDKIDYKALAVTWNHDLTLAEGQAELAIPWEFLSEEIQDGGTYLVILHVPEPLTLSIGSLGQRTFQPAYYVYTGTAKKHLTQRINRHLRKKKTLRWHVDYLREKAASCQALPIRTTERIEHVLAQRLSPLADWVVPGFGCSDCNCTSHLFAFRDNPVRSQPFMEVLQYFRMGRVEERLFAPINPECSAD
- a CDS encoding methionine synthase, translated to MALYRFPLTKIDIEETRRYAGLTKAGEAFPEKLLEAACQEGLLHIEGRATWTSYPYNRKDGTIDSKAPFLLQGEGIRHHLAKAEEVVVLAATIGPGLEEAVEEHFAAGRYSHALLLDAAGTTAIEAIANQANRLIEEEAARRGYEATWRFSPGYGDWDLEVQASLLALIEASKLPLQLTSRSMLQPQKSITAIIGLFPRESMKDKEIIAKKNCRNHCQSCNQPNCPARKETQ